DNA from Mycolicibacterium alvei:
CGGCAGCCGCACGGTGTCGTGGGCCGATATCAAGGGACTGCGATTCGACCGGTCCTCGTGGGCGATTGCGGATCTGACCGACGGGACCGACCTGCGCCTGCCCGCCGTGACGTTCGCAACACTGCCGTTGCTCACCGAGGTGAGCGGCGGCCGCGTACCCAATCCGTACGCCTGACGGTTCAAACGACGTTGCACCGGCTCAACCCAGGGGGTTACCGCCGTTGAGCAGCACCCAGATGGCGATGCCCCCGGCCACGCCGAGCAGCAGGGCCACGAAGGATCCGACAAAGGGACGCCGGGCCCAACCGCGGCCGGCGTCGAATCCGTAGCGACCCGGCCCGGTGAGGATGATCGCGGCCGCGGCCGCGACGACGATCAACCGGTATTCGGTGCCGTCGGTGATGACTTCAGCCAGGCGAGCCTGCTCATGCGCCGCCATCGCCGTGGCCAGCACCCCGTTGATCAGGTAGGCCAGCGCACCGGCCGCCGCAACGGGGGTGAACAACCCCAGGACCAGCAGCACACCGGCGGCGATCTGCCCCCCGGTGGCCGCGTAGGTCAGGATGTCGGCGTTCTTGAAGCCCATATCGGTCAGCGACGAGTTGAATCCGTCGAGTCCCGGGCCGCCCCACCAACCGAAGGCCTTCTGCAGGCCGTGGATGATCATCAGTCCACCGAGCGCCACGCGCAGGATCAGCAACCCCAGATCCTGGGTACCGCGTCGGCCTGCCGCCCGGACGCGGTCATCGCTGAACTCGTCACGTTCGATCTCTGCCGGTTCGGCCGAGAAGGGGCCCATCGGCGGGGGTGCGCCGGTCTGCACGTACGGCAGTGGCTCTGGGTCGGAGACCAGGCTGAACGCCGACTGGTCGCCCGATTTCGCGTCGTAGCGGGGGATCGCGGTGGTCTCGAAGTCGCCGCCGTACGTTTCCGACGGCAGGTCGTCTTCAGGATCGACCAGGCTGGCCCCGGTCGGCCTGACGGAATCGTCCGAGTAACCCGGTCGTTGCCAGGCTTGAGGGTCCTGTGGGTGGCTGGTCACAGCTGCCAGGGTAAGTGCAAGTAGGTCCCGATCCGGGTATTTACCCCGGCGCTTCCCCCTGGCACCGGCCTGCTACGAATCGACGCGCGGTCCCGACGTGGCGCGCACTGCCGGGCAATCCGTAACCTGGCGGGCATGAAATCGCGCCGGCGGATGACAGGGGTGGCCGCCGTTCTGTGCGCCGCGATGCTTGTCGGGTCGGGCTGTGCCCGGTTCGACGCGGCCCAGTCCGAGCCTTTCACCACTGAGCCCAAGATGGCACCGGGGCCGACCACGACGCCACCACCACCGCCACCGCTGCCGGCCAAACCGTTCCCCAAGGAATGCAAGGCGACGGGTGTGATGCAGGGCTGCCTGGACAGCACCAGCGGCTTGATCATGCTGCCTGACAGCCAGTCCGCCCTGGTCGCCGAACGGCTCACCGGCGCGGTCAAGCAGGTGTCGGTGAAGGCCGAACCCAAGGTCAAGGTCATGATCCCGGTGGATTCGTCGGGTGACGGCGGCCTGATGGACATCGTGTTGTCGCCGACCTACGGCCAGGACCGGCTGATGTATGCCTACGTCAGCACACCGACCGACAACCGGGTGATCCGCATCGCCGACGGCGACGTCCCGAAGCCGATCCTGACCGGCATTCCCAAGGGCGCTACCGGTAACACCGGGTCGCTGGCGTTCACCAGCAAGACCACGCTGTTGGTGCAGACCGGCGATGCGGGTGATCCGGCATTGGCCGCCGACCCCGGCTCGCTGGCCGGAAAGGTGTTGCGCATCGAGCAGCCGACCACAATCAACCAGGCCCCGGTCACCACGGCACTGAGCGGCCTGGGTGCCGGCGGGAGCATGTGCATAGATTCGTCGGACGGTTCGCTCTATGTCACCGACCGCACTCCGAGCGCCGACCGGTTGCAGCGGATCACCAAGGACTCGAAGGTCTCCACGGTGTGGACCTGGCCGGACCGGCCCGGCGTCGCGGGTTGCGCCGCACTGGAGGGCACGGTGTTGGTCAACTTGGTCAATTCCAAGAAGACCGTCGCCGTGCGACTGGCACCCGATACGGGCGCGGTCACCGGAGACCCGGAAGTGGTCCGCGAGAACGTGCGCGGGCATGCGTGGGCATTGCAGCTCTCCCCCGACGGGAACGTGTGGGGGGCGACGGTGAACCGGACTACCGGAGATGCAGAAATCTTCGACGACGTCGTCTTCCCACTCTTCCCGCAGGGCGGCGGATTCCCCCGCACCAATGCCGACAACACCTGAGGCACAACGTATTTCAATATTGATCCGTTGACTCGGACCCTTCGGACTTGAATGCATTGGCTGCCGCAAGCCCTGAGGTTGCCGCCGCGATGACGTAGCATCATCCGGTGCCTGACCGCCAGCGCCGGAGATACGCACCGCGACTACCGCGTCACGAACGCCGCGAACAACTGCTGGACGCAGCGTTGACCGTTCTCCACGACTGCCCCCTGCACGAGCTGACGATGGAGGCCGTCGCCGAGGCCGGCGGCGTCGGTAAACCCGTCCTCTACACGGCGTTCCGGACCCGCACCGAGCTGGTGACCGCGTTGCTCATCCGCGAGCGTCAGGAGGGACTACGCCAGGTCCTGACCACAC
Protein-coding regions in this window:
- a CDS encoding PQQ-dependent sugar dehydrogenase, with product MKSRRRMTGVAAVLCAAMLVGSGCARFDAAQSEPFTTEPKMAPGPTTTPPPPPPLPAKPFPKECKATGVMQGCLDSTSGLIMLPDSQSALVAERLTGAVKQVSVKAEPKVKVMIPVDSSGDGGLMDIVLSPTYGQDRLMYAYVSTPTDNRVIRIADGDVPKPILTGIPKGATGNTGSLAFTSKTTLLVQTGDAGDPALAADPGSLAGKVLRIEQPTTINQAPVTTALSGLGAGGSMCIDSSDGSLYVTDRTPSADRLQRITKDSKVSTVWTWPDRPGVAGCAALEGTVLVNLVNSKKTVAVRLAPDTGAVTGDPEVVRENVRGHAWALQLSPDGNVWGATVNRTTGDAEIFDDVVFPLFPQGGGFPRTNADNT
- a CDS encoding DoxX family protein, coding for MTSHPQDPQAWQRPGYSDDSVRPTGASLVDPEDDLPSETYGGDFETTAIPRYDAKSGDQSAFSLVSDPEPLPYVQTGAPPPMGPFSAEPAEIERDEFSDDRVRAAGRRGTQDLGLLILRVALGGLMIIHGLQKAFGWWGGPGLDGFNSSLTDMGFKNADILTYAATGGQIAAGVLLVLGLFTPVAAAGALAYLINGVLATAMAAHEQARLAEVITDGTEYRLIVVAAAAAIILTGPGRYGFDAGRGWARRPFVGSFVALLLGVAGGIAIWVLLNGGNPLG
- a CDS encoding PH domain-containing protein, giving the protein MSHLAVGFLTLGLLTLVLSNPIWFSVLLVIPIALSTVVIRYRTTADADSVTARSLTGSRTVSWADIKGLRFDRSSWAIADLTDGTDLRLPAVTFATLPLLTEVSGGRVPNPYA